One stretch of Halobaculum marinum DNA includes these proteins:
- the mfnA gene encoding tyrosine decarboxylase MfnA, giving the protein MQSPVAERGPQSFDRVLSSMCTEPHPAARRAAERFLTTNPGDPATYTAIAELEHDAVAGLATVTGLTDAVDAETPTALAAHGYVTSGGTESNLQAVRSARDRAETAATATHDPVVVAPESAHFSFHKAASVLGVELRTVPTDDDGRADVDAAAAALDDDAVLLVGVAGTTEYGRVDPIPALADLAVDAGVPLHVDAAWGGFHLPFSGHDWGFDVPGVATVTVDPHKVGRAAVPAGGLLAREREALDALAIDTPYLETASQASLTGTRSGAGVASAAAALDHLWRDGYRREYERAMDLANWLADELAGRGLGVVDPELPLVAFDLPAATFEAVRERGWRLSRTGAGEARVVVMPHVSRESLSAFLADLDDLL; this is encoded by the coding sequence ATGCAGTCGCCCGTCGCCGAACGCGGCCCGCAGTCGTTCGACAGGGTGCTCTCCTCGATGTGCACGGAGCCACATCCGGCGGCCCGCCGCGCCGCCGAACGCTTCCTCACCACGAACCCCGGCGACCCGGCCACCTACACCGCCATCGCCGAGTTGGAGCACGACGCCGTGGCGGGACTCGCGACCGTGACGGGCCTGACCGACGCCGTCGACGCCGAGACCCCGACGGCTCTGGCGGCCCACGGCTACGTCACCAGCGGCGGGACCGAGTCCAACCTCCAGGCCGTCCGCTCGGCGCGGGACCGCGCGGAGACGGCGGCGACCGCGACGCACGACCCGGTCGTCGTCGCGCCCGAGTCCGCCCACTTCAGCTTCCACAAAGCCGCCTCGGTGCTCGGCGTCGAGTTGCGGACCGTCCCCACCGACGACGACGGCCGGGCGGACGTGGACGCCGCGGCGGCGGCCCTCGACGACGACGCGGTCCTCCTCGTCGGCGTCGCCGGCACCACCGAGTACGGTCGGGTCGACCCGATCCCCGCACTGGCCGACCTGGCGGTCGACGCCGGCGTCCCCCTCCACGTCGACGCCGCGTGGGGCGGCTTCCACCTTCCGTTCTCGGGCCACGACTGGGGGTTCGACGTGCCGGGCGTCGCCACCGTGACCGTCGACCCGCACAAAGTCGGGCGCGCGGCGGTGCCGGCGGGCGGCCTCCTCGCACGCGAGCGCGAGGCGCTCGACGCGCTCGCGATCGACACGCCGTACCTCGAGACCGCCTCGCAGGCGAGCCTCACCGGTACCCGCTCTGGCGCGGGCGTCGCGAGCGCCGCCGCCGCACTCGACCACCTCTGGCGCGACGGCTACCGCCGCGAGTACGAACGCGCGATGGATCTGGCGAACTGGCTCGCCGACGAACTCGCCGGGCGGGGGCTCGGCGTCGTCGACCCCGAGCTACCGCTGGTCGCGTTCGATCTCCCCGCCGCGACGTTCGAGGCGGTCCGTGAACGCGGGTGGCGCCTGTCGCGCACGGGCGCCGGCGAGGCGCGGGTCGTCGTGATGCCGCACGTCTCCCGCGAGTCGCTGTCCGCGTTCCTCGCGGACCTCGACGACCTGCTGTAG
- a CDS encoding DNA-methyltransferase encodes MSGDDDPVDETPGVGAAFETAHTVSVGDARSLPIPDDSVDLVVTSPPYPMVEQWDDLFADLDPAVGEALTTAETGDDAAAEQAFDAMHETLAPAWEEVARVLAPGGVACVNVGDATRSVGGRFRLWDNATRVADALGDHGLDRLPGVLWRKPTNSPTKFMGSGTLPPNAYVTLEHEHVLVFRNGDGRSFDPGDDTRYASAYFWEERNRWFSDTWDDLRGADQALDAAAPRERSAAFPFELPYRLIAMYSTYGDRVLDPFWGTGTTTMAAMASGRDSVGVERDPGFAAGFDDRVADLPALARERGRRRLRDHRAFVADRAESPGYDATHYEFPVVTKAERDIRVYEATAVSSTATGYRVRHEPLDDSHT; translated from the coding sequence ATGAGCGGCGACGACGACCCAGTCGACGAGACGCCCGGTGTCGGCGCCGCGTTCGAGACGGCACACACGGTGAGCGTCGGCGACGCTCGTTCCCTCCCGATTCCCGACGACAGCGTCGACCTCGTCGTCACCTCGCCGCCGTACCCGATGGTCGAGCAGTGGGACGACCTGTTCGCCGACCTCGACCCGGCGGTCGGCGAGGCACTCACGACCGCCGAAACCGGTGACGACGCCGCTGCCGAGCAGGCGTTCGACGCCATGCACGAGACGCTCGCACCGGCGTGGGAGGAGGTCGCCCGTGTGCTCGCGCCCGGCGGCGTCGCGTGCGTGAACGTCGGCGACGCGACTCGTTCGGTCGGCGGGCGCTTCCGCCTGTGGGACAACGCTACCCGAGTGGCGGACGCGCTCGGCGACCACGGCCTCGACCGACTGCCGGGCGTGTTGTGGCGCAAGCCGACGAACTCGCCGACGAAGTTCATGGGGAGCGGCACGCTCCCGCCGAACGCGTACGTCACGCTCGAACACGAACACGTCCTCGTGTTCCGCAACGGCGACGGGCGGTCGTTCGACCCCGGCGACGACACCCGCTACGCCTCGGCGTACTTCTGGGAGGAGCGCAACCGCTGGTTCTCGGACACGTGGGACGACCTCCGCGGCGCCGACCAAGCGCTCGACGCCGCCGCGCCGCGCGAGCGCTCCGCCGCTTTCCCCTTCGAGTTGCCGTACCGCCTGATCGCGATGTACTCGACGTACGGCGACCGCGTGCTCGACCCGTTCTGGGGCACCGGGACGACGACGATGGCGGCGATGGCCTCCGGCCGCGACTCCGTCGGCGTCGAACGCGACCCCGGGTTCGCCGCGGGGTTCGACGACCGAGTCGCCGACCTGCCGGCGCTCGCGCGCGAACGGGGTCGCCGGCGCCTCCGTGATCACCGCGCGTTCGTCGCCGACCGGGCGGAGTCGCCTGGCTACGACGCCACCCACTACGAGTTCCCCGTCGTCACGAAAGCCGAGCGCGACATCCGCGTATACGAAGCGACCGCCGTGTCGTCGACGGCGACCGGCTACCGCGTCCGACACGAACCGCTCGACGACAGTCACACGTAG
- a CDS encoding YqaA family protein: MPEWWPTFDWLTRLVETATGWAGLGIIFVYSFLIAFALPGVSEIVLLAPLDLGMPQWMKLTVIMIVSGLGKAAGSVFAFHIGQEAKESGVIIGWLRRSRFDIIEWSESASVELARRYGYAGLAIALCVPFFPDTLSIYAFAVLERDYVRFAVATFVGSVGRLLVTLGLFGVGSLTLTFI, translated from the coding sequence ATGCCCGAGTGGTGGCCGACGTTCGACTGGCTCACGCGCCTCGTCGAGACGGCGACCGGGTGGGCCGGACTGGGGATCATCTTCGTCTACTCATTCCTGATCGCGTTCGCGCTCCCGGGCGTCAGCGAAATCGTGTTGCTCGCGCCGCTGGATCTGGGGATGCCCCAGTGGATGAAGCTCACCGTCATCATGATCGTCTCAGGGCTCGGGAAGGCCGCCGGCTCGGTGTTCGCCTTCCACATCGGGCAAGAGGCGAAGGAGTCTGGCGTGATCATCGGCTGGCTGCGCCGGTCGCGCTTCGACATCATCGAGTGGTCCGAGAGCGCGTCGGTCGAACTCGCGCGCCGCTACGGCTACGCCGGCCTCGCTATCGCGCTGTGTGTCCCTTTCTTCCCGGACACGCTGTCCATCTACGCGTTCGCCGTCCTCGAACGCGACTACGTCCGCTTCGCCGTCGCGACGTTCGTCGGCAGCGTCGGGCGCCTGCTCGTGACGCTCGGCCTGTTCGGCGTCGGGTCGCTTACGCTCACGTTCATCTGA
- a CDS encoding YbaK/EbsC family protein — protein MHPSAERFAARVRDEYDLDPVIEEFPEGTKTAADAAAAVGCAVPQIVKSIVCSADGEPVVVLTAGDNRVDTDALAAELEVDTVGTASPEQVKAATGWSIGGVPPFGHDEPIPTFLDESLLDHDRIWAAAGTPDAVFALSPAELRRIADPTDVSAFE, from the coding sequence ATGCACCCCAGCGCCGAACGATTCGCTGCCCGCGTCCGCGATGAGTACGACTTGGACCCCGTGATCGAGGAGTTCCCCGAGGGGACGAAAACCGCCGCAGACGCGGCGGCGGCCGTCGGTTGTGCCGTCCCCCAGATCGTCAAGAGCATCGTCTGCTCGGCTGACGGCGAGCCGGTCGTCGTGCTCACCGCCGGCGACAACCGGGTCGACACGGACGCACTCGCCGCCGAACTCGAGGTCGACACCGTCGGCACCGCCAGTCCAGAGCAGGTGAAGGCCGCAACCGGGTGGAGCATCGGGGGTGTCCCGCCGTTCGGTCACGACGAGCCGATCCCGACGTTCCTCGACGAGTCGCTCCTCGACCACGACCGGATCTGGGCCGCCGCTGGGACGCCAGACGCGGTGTTCGCGCTGTCTCCAGCCGAGCTGCGCCGGATCGCAGATCCGACGGACGTGTCGGCGTTCGAGTAG
- a CDS encoding winged helix-turn-helix transcriptional regulator: MAVEEPRSVESAESLDAGPCPVVDALEQVGSKWRLVVLHDLLDGEKRFNELKRSTDASARTLSRVLDDLREMNFVEKRMEPDAPVATYYSLTPKGESLSVVFSEVESWAGEWLETCTE; encoded by the coding sequence ATGGCTGTAGAAGAACCGCGATCGGTGGAGTCCGCCGAGTCCCTCGACGCCGGCCCGTGTCCGGTGGTCGACGCGCTCGAACAGGTCGGGTCGAAGTGGCGACTGGTGGTGCTGCACGACCTGCTCGACGGCGAGAAGCGGTTCAACGAGCTCAAGCGCTCCACGGACGCGAGCGCGCGGACGCTGTCGCGCGTCCTCGACGACCTCCGCGAGATGAACTTCGTCGAGAAGCGGATGGAACCGGACGCGCCGGTGGCGACGTACTACTCGCTGACGCCGAAGGGAGAGTCGCTGTCGGTCGTGTTCAGCGAGGTCGAGTCGTGGGCGGGCGAGTGGCTCGAGACCTGCACGGAGTAG
- the ppsA gene encoding phosphoenolpyruvate synthase — MAVLWLDDVTADDLETVGGKGASLGELTGAGLPVPPGFVVTAGTYRTFIEEAGIDDELFAAMDIDPEDSAALREAEQTAEDLILGTELPDSVRDEILEAYRSMGDGEAFVAVRSSATAEDLPDASFAGQQETFLNVREEALVQRVKECWASLFSQRAIYYRQQKGFPHSEVDIAVVVQQMVDAEKSGVMFTSHPSTGEPEIIIEAAWGLGEAVVSGSVSPDNYVVDRETAAVEQVTVADKKLLMEKDLETGETVERPVEEEKREAQVLGDDEIARLVELGRQVEDHYGTPQDVEWAVYEGEVYMLQSRPITTISDSAASSGGPASQEREAATNGGVDTTPGTGGATTDSDDDEVLLHGLGASPGIVSGTVRVVTKLDHLDQVAEGDIIVTEMTMPDMVPAMKRAVGIITDEGGMTSHAAIVSRELGVPAVVGTGSATSALSDGQTVTIDGDKGTIRQGTVSKTEEEHEPVEAVRPETPVKPMTATEVKVNVSIPEAAERAAATGADGVGLLRIEHMVLSLGVTPEKYIADHGADAYVDELVSGIREVAEEFYPRPVRARTLDAPTDEFRELEGGDSEPNEHNPMLGWRGIRRSLDKPDVFEQELRAFKRLYEMGYDNVELMLPLVNDASDVETAVEHMEAVGIDPEKRRWGVMIETPASALSIEELAGCGIDFASFGTNDLTQYTLAVDRNNGNVADRFDELHPAVLSLIGDVIEKCREMGVDTSICGQAGSKPAMVDFLVKKGVTSISANIDAVRDVQHEVKRTEQKLILDDIR; from the coding sequence ATGGCTGTACTTTGGCTGGACGACGTTACCGCCGACGACCTGGAGACGGTCGGCGGGAAAGGGGCCTCGTTGGGGGAACTAACCGGCGCCGGCCTGCCCGTGCCGCCGGGGTTCGTGGTCACCGCGGGGACCTACCGGACGTTCATCGAAGAGGCGGGTATCGACGACGAACTGTTCGCCGCGATGGACATCGACCCCGAGGACTCCGCGGCGCTTCGCGAGGCCGAACAGACCGCCGAGGACCTCATCCTGGGGACGGAACTCCCGGACTCCGTTCGCGACGAGATCCTCGAGGCGTACCGCTCGATGGGCGACGGCGAGGCGTTCGTCGCGGTCCGCTCGTCGGCGACCGCCGAAGACCTCCCCGACGCCTCCTTCGCCGGCCAGCAGGAGACGTTCCTCAACGTCCGCGAGGAGGCGCTGGTCCAGCGCGTGAAGGAGTGCTGGGCGTCGCTGTTCTCCCAGCGCGCAATCTACTATCGCCAGCAGAAGGGGTTCCCCCACAGCGAGGTCGACATCGCGGTCGTCGTCCAGCAGATGGTCGACGCCGAGAAGTCCGGCGTGATGTTCACGTCGCACCCCTCGACGGGCGAACCCGAGATCATCATCGAGGCCGCGTGGGGCCTCGGTGAGGCGGTCGTCTCCGGCTCCGTCTCCCCCGACAACTACGTCGTCGACCGCGAGACCGCGGCGGTCGAGCAGGTGACCGTCGCCGACAAGAAGCTCCTGATGGAGAAAGACCTCGAGACGGGTGAGACGGTCGAACGCCCGGTCGAGGAGGAGAAGCGCGAGGCGCAGGTGCTCGGCGACGACGAGATTGCGCGCCTCGTCGAACTTGGCCGGCAGGTCGAGGACCACTACGGCACTCCGCAGGACGTCGAGTGGGCCGTGTACGAGGGTGAGGTGTACATGCTCCAGTCGCGCCCGATCACGACCATCTCCGACTCGGCGGCGTCGAGCGGCGGCCCGGCGAGCCAAGAGCGCGAGGCCGCGACCAACGGCGGCGTCGACACGACCCCGGGCACCGGCGGTGCCACCACCGACAGCGACGACGACGAGGTGCTGCTGCACGGCCTGGGCGCCTCCCCCGGCATCGTCTCCGGCACCGTCCGCGTCGTCACGAAACTCGACCACCTCGACCAGGTCGCCGAAGGCGACATCATCGTGACCGAGATGACGATGCCCGACATGGTGCCCGCGATGAAGCGCGCGGTCGGCATCATCACCGACGAGGGCGGCATGACCAGTCACGCCGCCATCGTCTCCCGCGAGTTGGGCGTCCCCGCCGTCGTCGGCACCGGGTCGGCGACGAGCGCGCTGTCGGACGGCCAGACCGTCACCATCGACGGCGACAAAGGCACCATCCGCCAGGGGACGGTGTCGAAGACCGAGGAGGAGCACGAACCCGTCGAGGCGGTCCGCCCGGAGACGCCGGTCAAGCCCATGACCGCGACGGAGGTGAAGGTGAACGTCTCCATCCCGGAGGCCGCCGAGCGCGCCGCCGCGACCGGCGCCGACGGCGTCGGCCTGCTGCGCATCGAGCACATGGTGCTGTCGCTGGGCGTCACGCCCGAGAAGTACATCGCCGACCACGGCGCCGACGCCTACGTCGACGAACTCGTCTCGGGCATCCGCGAGGTCGCCGAGGAGTTCTACCCGCGCCCCGTCCGCGCGCGCACCCTCGACGCCCCGACCGACGAGTTCCGCGAGTTGGAGGGCGGCGACAGCGAACCCAACGAACACAACCCGATGCTCGGGTGGCGCGGCATCCGCCGGTCGCTCGACAAGCCGGACGTGTTCGAGCAGGAACTTCGGGCGTTCAAGCGCCTGTACGAGATGGGGTACGACAATGTCGAGTTGATGCTCCCGCTCGTGAACGACGCCAGCGACGTAGAGACCGCCGTCGAGCACATGGAGGCCGTCGGCATCGACCCCGAGAAGCGCCGCTGGGGCGTGATGATCGAGACGCCCGCCAGCGCCCTCTCCATCGAGGAGTTGGCAGGCTGCGGCATCGACTTCGCCTCGTTCGGGACGAACGACCTCACGCAGTACACGCTCGCGGTCGACCGCAACAACGGCAACGTCGCCGACCGCTTCGACGAACTCCACCCCGCCGTCCTCTCGCTCATCGGCGACGTCATCGAGAAGTGCCGGGAGATGGGCGTCGACACCAGCATCTGCGGGCAAGCCGGCTCCAAGCCCGCGATGGTCGACTTCCTCGTCAAGAAGGGCGTCACCAGCATCTCCGCGAACATCGACGCCGTCCGCGACGTGCAACACGAGGTAAAGCGGACCGAACAGAAGCTGATCCTCGACGACATCCGGTAG